A genomic segment from Tenuifilum sp. 4138str encodes:
- a CDS encoding electron transfer flavoprotein subunit alpha/FixB family protein produces MSVLVYTENWDGKFKKLSFELVSYAGKLAEMMGTTTTAVTIGEVSDDELKLLGKYGADKAICLKSDNLKNLDSQLYTSAIAQVAQSEGSKVIVIANNNSGKAIAPRLSVRLKAALGSGVSQLPLNLSPFTVYKRAFSGGAFAQVVLKTDIKIIALTQNSFDIVENSKDVKIERVDAQVDAPKTVVKDVQKQTGKLLLTDAEIVVSGGRGMKSPDNWGPIVELAELLGGATACSRPVSDEGWRPHEEHTGQTGKIIAPNLYIAVGISGATQHIAGVSGSKYIVAINSDKSAPIFEVAQYGIVGDAQKVLPKLVEAVKEIKGK; encoded by the coding sequence ATGTCAGTACTAGTATATACCGAGAATTGGGACGGCAAATTCAAGAAATTATCGTTCGAACTTGTTTCGTACGCCGGCAAGTTAGCCGAAATGATGGGGACTACCACCACTGCAGTTACAATTGGCGAGGTGTCCGACGATGAGCTTAAACTACTTGGCAAGTATGGTGCCGATAAGGCTATTTGCCTAAAGAGCGATAACCTGAAAAACCTCGATAGCCAGCTATACACTAGCGCTATTGCTCAGGTTGCTCAGTCTGAAGGTAGCAAGGTGATTGTAATTGCTAACAATAACAGCGGTAAGGCCATTGCACCCCGTTTATCGGTAAGGCTTAAAGCTGCATTGGGTTCGGGAGTATCGCAACTTCCGCTAAACCTATCGCCATTTACCGTTTACAAACGCGCTTTTTCAGGCGGTGCTTTTGCGCAGGTAGTGCTTAAAACCGATATCAAAATTATTGCTCTTACACAAAACTCTTTCGATATTGTTGAGAACAGCAAAGATGTTAAGATTGAGAGGGTTGATGCTCAGGTTGACGCACCAAAAACTGTGGTTAAGGATGTTCAGAAGCAAACCGGTAAGCTGCTTTTAACCGATGCCGAAATTGTTGTATCGGGTGGCCGCGGAATGAAATCGCCCGATAACTGGGGGCCAATAGTTGAGCTTGCCGAATTGCTTGGCGGAGCCACAGCATGTTCGCGCCCAGTTTCCGATGAAGGATGGCGCCCTCACGAGGAGCACACCGGACAAACCGGTAAAATTATTGCTCCTAACCTTTACATTGCAGTTGGTATTTCAGGAGCAACACAGCATATTGCAGGTGTTAGCGGTTCCAAGTACATAGTTGCCATTAACAGCGATAAATCCGCACCAATTTTTGAGGTAGCCCAGTACGGTATTGTAGGCGATGCCCAAAAGGTTTTACCAAAACTGGTTGAGGCTGTTAAAGAGATAAAAGGCAAGTAG
- a CDS encoding 4Fe-4S dicluster domain-containing protein encodes MTKQIVFAIALLVTIGVFAYTISRIIRFFMLTRKGFAVNKLGKRLWVTLEVAFGQTKIFRRPVIGLMHALVFWGFCVILFGSIEMVIDGLFGVEKSLSVLGAFYNFMMATGDIFALLVAISIVVFLIRRVFLHIKRFEGIEMKKISHIDANVALSIILVLMLSLMGMNAAYLKWVELAGHEVHGVYPVSQHLTWLFIGMSVDTVFTHYQIYWWTHILLIFLFANLLPYSKHFHVFMSVPNVFLSRLEPLGKLPNMDNVTREVKLMMDPNAAFAAPATDAPIERFGVKDAEDVVWKSYFDALSCTECGRCTSVCPANITGKKLSPRKVMMDLRARMKEKGPMMLKNGRDYTDGKSLVRDYISEEELWACTTCNACAQECPINIDHPKLIVDMRRYLVMEEGSAPGELKAMFNNIENNGAPWQYSPEDRLVWAKDLEVNVQ; translated from the coding sequence ATGACCAAACAAATAGTATTTGCCATAGCCCTGCTGGTTACCATCGGTGTTTTTGCTTACACCATATCCCGAATTATAAGGTTTTTCATGCTTACACGAAAGGGATTTGCGGTAAATAAGCTGGGTAAAAGGCTATGGGTTACCCTTGAGGTAGCCTTTGGGCAAACCAAAATTTTTCGCAGGCCAGTTATTGGATTAATGCATGCCCTTGTGTTCTGGGGCTTTTGTGTGATCCTCTTTGGCAGTATCGAAATGGTAATCGACGGGTTATTTGGCGTTGAGAAGTCGCTAAGCGTTCTTGGAGCATTCTACAATTTCATGATGGCCACCGGCGATATTTTTGCCCTTCTGGTTGCCATTTCAATAGTGGTATTCCTAATCCGAAGGGTATTTCTTCATATCAAGCGTTTTGAGGGCATTGAAATGAAGAAGATTTCGCATATTGATGCGAATGTGGCTCTTTCAATTATTCTGGTTCTCATGCTCTCGCTAATGGGAATGAATGCTGCATACCTTAAGTGGGTTGAGCTAGCAGGGCATGAAGTGCATGGGGTTTACCCCGTTAGCCAACATCTCACCTGGTTATTCATTGGGATGTCAGTTGATACTGTATTTACCCATTACCAGATTTACTGGTGGACACATATTCTGTTAATCTTCCTGTTTGCAAACCTATTGCCTTACTCCAAGCATTTCCATGTGTTCATGTCGGTACCCAACGTATTCCTCTCGCGGCTTGAGCCGCTTGGCAAATTGCCAAACATGGATAATGTAACCCGTGAGGTAAAGCTGATGATGGATCCCAATGCAGCATTTGCAGCACCTGCAACCGATGCTCCAATTGAGCGATTTGGTGTGAAAGATGCAGAGGATGTAGTATGGAAAAGCTATTTTGATGCCTTATCGTGCACCGAGTGTGGGCGCTGTACATCGGTATGCCCTGCTAACATTACAGGAAAAAAACTCTCGCCCCGCAAGGTGATGATGGACCTGCGTGCCCGAATGAAGGAGAAAGGTCCTATGATGCTTAAAAATGGGCGCGATTACACTGATGGGAAATCGCTTGTACGCGATTACATTAGCGAGGAGGAGCTATGGGCATGTACCACATGCAATGCATGCGCACAGGAGTGCCCCATTAACATTGATCATCCCAAACTCATTGTTGATATGCGCAGGTACCTGGTGATGGAGGAAGGGTCGGCACCCGGTGAGCTCAAGGCCATGTTCAACAATATTGAGAACAATGGTGCCCCCTGGCAGTATTCGCCTGAGGACCGCTTGGTTTGGGCAAAAGATCTTGAGGTTAACGTACAGTAG